In one Pseudoliparis swirei isolate HS2019 ecotype Mariana Trench chromosome 23, NWPU_hadal_v1, whole genome shotgun sequence genomic region, the following are encoded:
- the cdk21 gene encoding cyclin-dependent kinase 4 isoform X1 produces the protein MEFCAKPLRYELLVEVGEGSYGKVYKARELDGQQRLLAVKKFNIGGDSSENGIPAFMIREVALLRKMKYFNHPNIVELLEASAVPVGRSLDLTLVLEYIDQDLSTYLSKVPASGLSRDCIQDVMQQLLRGLDFLHTNMVLHRDLKPENILVSSRGEVKIADFGLARIYTFNIALTPGVSEAPHTHERVTAEPQSDHLRAGFSPSCGPEPEVKPFPRVPCESLPLALCVQVVTLWYRAPEVLLNSVYMSTVDMWSAGCIFAELFLLRPLFQGYTEVQQLQKIFDVIGLPSKEDWPRESPISYSVNWGPERPCTQLLQNLSPGENDLLSQCLAFRPSSRISAAKALAHPFFTKH, from the exons ATGGAGTTCTGCGCGAAGCCTTTGCGCTAcgagctgctggtggaggtgggAGAAGGCTCCTACGGCAAGGTGTACAAAGCCAGGGAGCTGGACGGCCAACAGCGCCTCCTGGCGGTCAAGAAATTCAACATCGGCGGGGACTCGTCGGAGAACGGGATCCCTGCGTTCATGATCCGCGAGGTGGCGCTGCTGCGTAAAATGAAGTACTTCAACCACCCCAACATAGTCGA GCTGCTGGAGGCCTCTGCTGTGCCAGTGGGCCGGAGCTTGGACCTCACTCTGGTGCTGGAATACATTGACCAGGACCTGTCCACCTACCTCTCCAAGGTTCCTGCTTCTGGACTGAGCCGTGACTGTATTCAG GACGtgatgcagcagctgctgcgaGGATTGGACTTCCTGCACACAAACATGGTGCTGCACCGCGACCTGAAACCCGAAAACATTCTGGTCAGCAGCCGCGGAGAAGTCAAGATTGCAGACTTTGGACTGGCACGCATCTACACCTTCAACATCGCTCTCACTCCAGGTGTAAGCGAGGCACcgcacacacacgagagagTGACCGCAGAACCACAAAGTGACCATCTCAGAGCCGGTTTCTCTCCCTCGTGTGGTCCTGAACCTGAGGTGAAACCTTTTCCCCGTGTCCCCTGTGAGTCTTTACCTCTCGCTCTGTGCGTCCAGGTGGTGACGCTGTGGTACAGAGCTCCAGAGGTGCTGCTGAACTCTGTTTACATGTCCACGGTGGACATGTGGAGCGCCGGCTGCATCTTCGCTGAGCTCTTCCTCTTGAG ACCTCTGTTTCAGGGATACACGGAGGTACAGCAGCTGCAGAAAATATTTGA cgtgATCGGGTTGCCCAGCAAAGAGGACTGGCCCAGGGAGAGCCCCATCTCATACTCCGTCAACTGGGGACCAGAGAGGCCCTGCACCCAGCTGCTGCAGAACCTGAGCCCCGGGGAGAACGACCTACTCTCT CAATGTTTGGCATTCAGACCCAGCAGTCGCATCTCAGCCGCCAAAGCCCTGGCCCATCCGTTCTTCACGAAGCATTGA
- the cdk21 gene encoding cyclin-dependent kinase 6 isoform X2: MEFCAKPLRYELLVEVGEGSYGKVYKARELDGQQRLLAVKKFNIGGDSSENGIPAFMIREVALLRKMKYFNHPNIVELLEASAVPVGRSLDLTLVLEYIDQDLSTYLSKVPASGLSRDCIQDVMQQLLRGLDFLHTNMVLHRDLKPENILVSSRGEVKIADFGLARIYTFNIALTPGVVTLWYRAPEVLLNSVYMSTVDMWSAGCIFAELFLLRPLFQGYTEVQQLQKIFDVIGLPSKEDWPRESPISYSVNWGPERPCTQLLQNLSPGENDLLSQCLAFRPSSRISAAKALAHPFFTKH, from the exons ATGGAGTTCTGCGCGAAGCCTTTGCGCTAcgagctgctggtggaggtgggAGAAGGCTCCTACGGCAAGGTGTACAAAGCCAGGGAGCTGGACGGCCAACAGCGCCTCCTGGCGGTCAAGAAATTCAACATCGGCGGGGACTCGTCGGAGAACGGGATCCCTGCGTTCATGATCCGCGAGGTGGCGCTGCTGCGTAAAATGAAGTACTTCAACCACCCCAACATAGTCGA GCTGCTGGAGGCCTCTGCTGTGCCAGTGGGCCGGAGCTTGGACCTCACTCTGGTGCTGGAATACATTGACCAGGACCTGTCCACCTACCTCTCCAAGGTTCCTGCTTCTGGACTGAGCCGTGACTGTATTCAG GACGtgatgcagcagctgctgcgaGGATTGGACTTCCTGCACACAAACATGGTGCTGCACCGCGACCTGAAACCCGAAAACATTCTGGTCAGCAGCCGCGGAGAAGTCAAGATTGCAGACTTTGGACTGGCACGCATCTACACCTTCAACATCGCTCTCACTCCAGGT GTGGTGACGCTGTGGTACAGAGCTCCAGAGGTGCTGCTGAACTCTGTTTACATGTCCACGGTGGACATGTGGAGCGCCGGCTGCATCTTCGCTGAGCTCTTCCTCTTGAG ACCTCTGTTTCAGGGATACACGGAGGTACAGCAGCTGCAGAAAATATTTGA cgtgATCGGGTTGCCCAGCAAAGAGGACTGGCCCAGGGAGAGCCCCATCTCATACTCCGTCAACTGGGGACCAGAGAGGCCCTGCACCCAGCTGCTGCAGAACCTGAGCCCCGGGGAGAACGACCTACTCTCT CAATGTTTGGCATTCAGACCCAGCAGTCGCATCTCAGCCGCCAAAGCCCTGGCCCATCCGTTCTTCACGAAGCATTGA